The Achromobacter pestifer genome includes a region encoding these proteins:
- a CDS encoding polysaccharide deacetylase family protein yields MQRIPYGVPLDARSNPWLPLDRELRAQGLRATGAAPVRAVVCVTVHVDGPAVEVGRKQFPAGPHTAGRYAIRRGVPRHLEILARHGMAATFFACGYDVEHYPATFHDIVDAGHEIAAHGYLHEAWDLGEDEPALLEKTHRIIQRELGVTPVGWCSPSGRKSHRTLPALRRLGYCYDASEKDQDRPYLPADTADFIMLPNNTVSLDDYPFYFSGHCLAAEAYDNWVQEFEALRVAEGYVHLTVHPKAAGGSGTPARAAALDRFLAYLAVQPDVHVMTLEALARHCLARPDAWRSA; encoded by the coding sequence ATGCAACGCATACCCTACGGCGTCCCCTTGGACGCCCGCTCCAATCCCTGGCTGCCGCTGGACCGCGAGCTGCGCGCCCAAGGCCTGCGCGCCACGGGCGCCGCGCCGGTGCGCGCGGTCGTCTGCGTGACGGTCCATGTGGACGGCCCCGCCGTCGAGGTCGGCCGCAAGCAGTTCCCCGCCGGTCCCCATACCGCAGGCCGCTACGCCATCCGCCGCGGCGTGCCACGGCACCTGGAAATCCTGGCGCGCCACGGCATGGCGGCCACGTTCTTTGCCTGCGGCTATGACGTCGAACACTACCCGGCCACCTTCCACGACATTGTGGACGCAGGCCACGAGATCGCCGCCCACGGCTATTTGCACGAAGCCTGGGATCTGGGCGAGGACGAGCCCGCGCTCTTGGAGAAAACCCATCGCATCATCCAGCGCGAGCTGGGCGTGACGCCGGTGGGCTGGTGTTCGCCGTCGGGCCGCAAGAGCCATCGCACCCTGCCCGCGCTGCGGCGCCTCGGCTACTGCTACGACGCCAGCGAAAAAGACCAGGACCGGCCCTACCTGCCGGCGGACACGGCGGACTTCATCATGCTGCCGAACAACACGGTCTCGCTGGACGACTACCCCTTTTATTTCTCGGGCCACTGCCTCGCGGCGGAAGCCTATGACAACTGGGTGCAGGAATTCGAGGCGCTGCGCGTCGCCGAAGGCTATGTGCACCTGACCGTGCACCCCAAGGCCGCCGGCGGTTCCGGCACGCCGGCCCGCGCCGCGGCACTGGACCGTTTCCTGGCCTATCTGGCCGTCCAACCCGATGTGCACGTCATGACGCTGGAAGCGTTGGCGCGTCATTGCCTGGCCCGTCCCGACGCCTGGAGAAGCGCATGA
- a CDS encoding efflux RND transporter periplasmic adaptor subunit — protein sequence MSLPAAAAVALLLAACGRNETPPPAPRPVVAMPAQADERLPAWTLPGEVQARYSTPLSFRVGGKIIERQVRLGDTVAPGQTVAKLDPADAAKNAASARAQLSAAQHQLDYARQQLDRDRAQARENLIAATQLEQTRNAYAAALAQRDQAQQQAALAADQLKYTTLQADHAGVITAEQADTGQNVAAGDAVYNLAWSGDIDAICDVPESVLAGLAIGQRASVTLGPLPGQTFSAVLREIAPAADPQSRTYRTKLTLESPPPEVRLGMTANISFDNRSGESLTTYTVPATALFHDGPSPAVWIVKPDADTLELRRVEVLRYDARTVTLSKGLQAGERVVWQGVHTVAAGEKVRAVPPLHPEDFAS from the coding sequence TTGTCGCTGCCTGCCGCCGCAGCCGTCGCGTTGCTGCTCGCCGCTTGCGGCCGCAACGAGACGCCCCCGCCCGCGCCGCGTCCGGTGGTCGCCATGCCCGCCCAAGCTGACGAACGCCTGCCGGCCTGGACCTTGCCGGGCGAAGTGCAGGCCCGCTACAGCACGCCGCTGTCGTTCCGCGTGGGCGGCAAGATCATCGAACGCCAGGTCCGCCTGGGCGATACCGTCGCGCCTGGGCAGACCGTCGCCAAACTGGATCCAGCCGACGCCGCCAAGAATGCGGCCAGCGCCCGCGCGCAGCTGTCGGCGGCCCAGCATCAACTGGACTATGCGCGCCAGCAGCTGGACCGCGACCGTGCCCAGGCCCGCGAAAACCTGATCGCCGCGACCCAGCTGGAACAGACGCGCAACGCCTACGCCGCGGCGCTGGCGCAACGCGACCAGGCGCAACAGCAGGCGGCGCTGGCAGCCGACCAGCTCAAATACACCACGCTGCAGGCCGACCACGCCGGCGTCATCACCGCGGAACAGGCGGACACCGGGCAGAACGTGGCGGCGGGCGACGCGGTCTACAACCTGGCATGGTCCGGCGACATCGACGCCATCTGCGACGTGCCGGAAAGCGTGCTGGCGGGCCTGGCCATCGGCCAGCGCGCCAGCGTCACGCTTGGCCCCCTGCCCGGCCAGACGTTTTCCGCCGTGCTGCGCGAGATCGCGCCGGCCGCGGATCCGCAAAGCCGCACCTATCGCACCAAGCTCACGCTGGAATCCCCGCCCCCGGAGGTGCGCCTGGGCATGACGGCCAACATCAGCTTCGACAACCGCTCTGGCGAAAGCCTGACGACCTACACCGTGCCGGCCACCGCGCTGTTCCATGACGGCCCCTCGCCCGCCGTGTGGATCGTCAAGCCGGACGCCGACACGCTGGAGCTGCGCCGCGTCGAAGTGCTGCGCTACGACGCCCGCACCGTGACCCTGTCCAAGGGCTTGCAGGCCGGCGAACGCGTGGTCTGGCAAGGCGTGCACACGGTGGCCGCCGGCGAAAAAGTCCGCGCCGTGCCGCCGCTGCACCCCGAGGATTTCGCCTCATGA
- a CDS encoding Bug family tripartite tricarboxylate transporter substrate binding protein, which translates to MKQSCGTKGGISRRHFLGASAATLASAALARPGRAWAAGYPAERAIQFIVPFPAGGGTDLVARPLAQGIGEALKQSVVVINKGGAAGNIGTQQAARSAPDGYTIALGSTGTHTVNQSLYENIGYDPVKDFEPVSMVCYYNNVLVVHPSFPARTLQELVAIIKANPGKYFYGITQNGSSAHLAMELLKATAGLDLPGVPYKGAAAAVNDFLGGQFPILMDVVINQQQFIRGGKSRPLAVTSAQRAHALPDVPTVAESGFPGYQAIGWNGIFAPAGTPAAIVQTLNGAVQSALKQPAMDQLTQNGLELHGSTPQELSRFVAAESEKWRTLIKSANIKAT; encoded by the coding sequence ATGAAGCAGTCTTGCGGCACCAAGGGCGGCATCAGCCGCCGGCATTTCCTGGGGGCTTCGGCCGCCACATTGGCCAGCGCGGCGCTGGCTCGGCCGGGCCGCGCCTGGGCGGCCGGCTATCCGGCCGAACGCGCCATCCAGTTCATCGTGCCCTTCCCGGCCGGCGGCGGCACCGACCTGGTGGCGCGTCCGCTGGCTCAGGGCATCGGCGAGGCGCTCAAGCAAAGCGTGGTCGTGATCAACAAGGGCGGCGCCGCCGGCAATATCGGCACCCAGCAGGCCGCGCGTTCGGCGCCGGACGGCTACACCATCGCGCTGGGCTCCACCGGCACGCACACGGTGAACCAGAGCCTGTACGAGAACATCGGCTACGACCCCGTCAAGGACTTCGAGCCGGTGTCCATGGTCTGCTACTACAACAACGTGCTGGTGGTGCATCCATCGTTCCCGGCGCGCACGCTGCAGGAGCTGGTCGCCATCATCAAGGCCAACCCGGGCAAGTATTTCTATGGCATCACGCAGAACGGCAGCTCCGCGCACCTGGCCATGGAACTGCTCAAGGCCACGGCCGGCCTGGACCTGCCCGGCGTGCCGTACAAGGGTGCGGCCGCGGCCGTCAACGACTTCCTGGGCGGGCAGTTCCCCATCCTGATGGACGTGGTGATCAACCAGCAGCAATTCATCCGCGGCGGCAAATCGCGCCCGCTGGCCGTGACCTCGGCGCAACGCGCGCACGCGCTGCCCGACGTGCCGACCGTGGCGGAATCGGGCTTTCCCGGCTATCAAGCCATAGGCTGGAACGGCATATTCGCGCCCGCCGGCACGCCCGCCGCCATCGTCCAGACGCTCAACGGCGCCGTGCAAAGCGCGCTCAAGCAGCCCGCCATGGATCAACTGACGCAGAACGGACTGGAGCTGCACGGCAGCACCCCGCAGGAACTGAGCCGTTTCGTCGCCGCCGAAAGCGAGAAGTGGCGCACGCTGATCAAGAGCGCCAACATCAAGGCCACCTGA
- a CDS encoding polysaccharide deacetylase family protein → MNTDKTVLVTINVQGIGPEAATQPEASLHGRDAHGRYTYGGGLARVLDMLRRQGIRATLFWPVFEAERCRGLLEQSLRDGHEAASQGNACEDLPALGEREGEVLERARDRLAELTGSAPQGFRYAGAFTANTVPLLHQLGYRYDSSAIDDDAPYALDADGGAGMVELPWSEGLCDATHFSRRVTQDRAYAHWVEQGDALLAAEGYACLTLHPRADNGVGRAARLHKVEQLLERFRAAGAASKTCAEQAAAYPQAR, encoded by the coding sequence ATGAACACCGACAAGACCGTATTGGTCACCATCAATGTGCAGGGCATCGGCCCCGAAGCCGCGACCCAGCCCGAAGCCTCGCTGCATGGGCGCGATGCGCATGGCCGCTACACCTACGGCGGGGGCCTGGCCCGCGTGCTGGACATGCTGCGCCGCCAGGGCATCCGCGCCACCTTGTTCTGGCCAGTGTTCGAAGCCGAACGCTGTCGCGGCCTGCTGGAGCAAAGCCTGCGCGACGGCCACGAGGCGGCCTCGCAGGGCAACGCCTGCGAAGACCTGCCCGCATTGGGCGAGCGCGAGGGCGAAGTGCTGGAACGCGCCCGCGACCGGCTGGCCGAACTCACCGGCTCCGCCCCGCAGGGCTTCCGCTATGCCGGCGCGTTTACCGCCAACACCGTGCCGCTGCTGCACCAGCTCGGCTACCGCTACGACAGCAGCGCAATCGACGACGACGCCCCCTACGCGCTGGACGCCGACGGCGGCGCCGGCATGGTGGAGCTGCCCTGGAGCGAAGGCCTGTGCGACGCCACCCACTTCAGCCGCCGCGTGACGCAGGACCGCGCCTACGCGCACTGGGTCGAACAGGGCGACGCGCTGCTTGCGGCCGAAGGCTATGCCTGCCTGACCCTGCACCCGCGCGCGGACAACGGCGTCGGCCGCGCGGCCAGATTGCACAAGGTAGAGCAACTGTTGGAGCGCTTCCGCGCGGCAGGCGCGGCCTCCAAGACCTGCGCGGAACAGGCTGCCGCCTACCCGCAAGCGCGCTGA
- a CDS encoding efflux transporter outer membrane subunit, with protein sequence MNRLSLRLAALPLTLALGACAFAPSSQPPAVAQPAQYGVEATPAASAAAQGVAQRFEQGARPVPEWWKRYESEALNALVAEGLAHSPDLAAAERNLAGAREQLRGQVNSSLLPSVDAGADVSRRRALTMPNLPEPTAQYNVFTGQIHAKYDLDLFGAARFANASLAAQVEQQAFQLESARRSLASNIVTGAITAAALAERVALTEKQVVLARQVARDTQRRYELGSASQNDALDADQDAATLEASLPGLRARWHATRHALAVLLGRNPDQAPPDLAFSMLAVPQQVPVVVPSELLAARPDILFADAVVQAAAADVGVATAQLFPSLSLSASMGKSGFNWPAAMSGAGAVWAIGASLTQPIFHGGALLAERNAAKERYEAALLQYKQTVLTAFRDVADTLSRLDADGQALASAEASRRSAEQSYRNTASRVRLGALAPYTEYAAEQHYVAARLREIEYANARLTETAALFQAMGSPTRAAQQ encoded by the coding sequence ATGAACCGACTTTCCTTGCGCCTGGCCGCCCTGCCCCTGACGCTGGCGCTGGGCGCCTGCGCCTTCGCGCCCAGCAGCCAACCGCCCGCCGTCGCGCAACCGGCACAGTACGGCGTCGAAGCCACGCCCGCCGCCAGCGCCGCCGCCCAGGGCGTGGCGCAACGCTTCGAGCAAGGCGCGCGGCCCGTGCCCGAATGGTGGAAGCGCTATGAGTCAGAGGCGCTGAACGCGCTGGTGGCCGAGGGCCTAGCCCACAGCCCGGACCTCGCCGCCGCCGAACGCAACCTGGCCGGCGCGCGCGAACAGCTGCGCGGCCAGGTGAATTCGTCCCTGCTGCCCTCGGTGGACGCGGGCGCCGACGTCTCCCGCCGGCGCGCGCTGACCATGCCGAACCTGCCCGAACCGACCGCGCAATACAACGTCTTCACCGGCCAGATCCACGCCAAGTACGACCTGGACCTGTTCGGCGCGGCGCGCTTTGCCAACGCCTCTCTGGCGGCGCAAGTCGAGCAGCAGGCCTTCCAGCTGGAATCCGCGCGCCGCTCGCTCGCCAGCAACATCGTCACCGGCGCCATCACCGCCGCCGCGCTGGCCGAACGCGTGGCGTTGACGGAAAAGCAGGTGGTGCTGGCGCGGCAGGTGGCGCGAGACACGCAGCGCCGCTACGAACTGGGCTCCGCCTCGCAGAACGACGCGCTGGACGCGGACCAGGACGCCGCCACGCTGGAAGCGTCGCTGCCCGGCCTGCGCGCGCGCTGGCATGCCACGCGCCATGCGCTGGCGGTGCTGCTGGGCCGCAACCCCGACCAGGCCCCGCCCGATCTGGCTTTCAGCATGTTGGCCGTGCCGCAACAGGTGCCGGTGGTGGTGCCGTCCGAGCTGCTGGCCGCGCGCCCGGACATCCTGTTCGCCGATGCGGTGGTGCAGGCCGCCGCGGCTGACGTGGGCGTGGCCACCGCGCAGCTGTTCCCCAGCCTGTCCTTGTCCGCATCCATGGGCAAGAGCGGCTTCAACTGGCCCGCGGCGATGTCGGGCGCCGGCGCCGTCTGGGCGATCGGCGCTTCGCTCACGCAACCCATCTTCCATGGCGGCGCGCTGCTGGCCGAACGCAACGCGGCCAAGGAACGCTATGAGGCCGCGCTGCTGCAATACAAGCAGACCGTGCTGACGGCCTTCCGCGACGTCGCCGACACGCTGTCGCGGCTGGATGCCGACGGGCAGGCGCTGGCCTCGGCCGAAGCCTCGCGCCGCTCGGCCGAACAGTCCTACCGCAACACCGCCAGCCGCGTGCGGCTGGGCGCGCTGGCGCCTTATACCGAATACGCCGCTGAACAGCATTACGTGGCGGCCCGCCTGCGCGAAATCGAGTACGCCAATGCGCGCCTGACCGAAACGGCGGCGCTGTTCCAGGCCATGGGGTCGCCGACGCGCGCCGCGCAGCAGTAG
- a CDS encoding IclR family transcriptional regulator, with protein sequence MSTLKRALAILDLFSLDTPVLSAEEIISRLSYSAPTGYRYIRDLTDLGYLLRVTGEGYKLGPRIIELDHLIIDGDPVLGVARPIMREVVDQVGGDVLLSVIHGLRILNIHHERGPDDLGIPHGRGRAHPLFRGATAKTIVAFLPRKDQRRLYEAHADEIRDLGLGATQAEFTGKLDQIRVQGFYLGVGEISPERAGIAVPVFQEDRRVFGALTVTFLAARLNTIAQDKTTALLQSAARRIESLALATRMKEQAPAP encoded by the coding sequence ATGTCCACCCTGAAGCGAGCCCTAGCGATACTTGACCTCTTCAGCCTCGACACCCCGGTGCTGTCGGCGGAGGAGATCATTTCGCGCCTGTCCTATTCGGCGCCCACGGGCTACCGCTACATCCGCGATCTGACGGACCTGGGCTATCTGCTGCGGGTGACGGGCGAGGGCTACAAGCTGGGGCCGCGCATCATCGAACTGGACCACCTCATCATCGATGGCGATCCGGTGCTGGGCGTGGCGCGGCCCATCATGCGCGAGGTGGTGGACCAGGTGGGCGGCGACGTGCTGCTCAGCGTGATCCATGGCCTGCGCATCCTGAACATCCATCACGAGCGCGGACCCGATGATCTGGGCATTCCGCACGGCCGCGGCCGCGCCCATCCTCTGTTCCGCGGCGCCACGGCCAAGACCATCGTGGCGTTCCTGCCGCGCAAGGACCAGCGCCGCCTGTACGAGGCCCATGCCGACGAGATCCGTGACCTGGGCCTGGGCGCGACGCAGGCCGAGTTCACCGGCAAGCTGGACCAGATCCGGGTGCAGGGTTTTTATCTGGGGGTGGGCGAGATCTCGCCAGAACGGGCGGGCATCGCGGTGCCTGTGTTCCAGGAAGACCGCCGCGTGTTCGGCGCACTGACCGTCACCTTTCTTGCGGCCCGGCTCAACACCATCGCGCAGGACAAGACCACGGCCCTGTTGCAGTCGGCCGCCCGCCGCATCGAATCGCTGGCGCTGGCGACGCGCATGAAGGAACAAGCCCCCGCGCCGTGA
- a CDS encoding efflux RND transporter permease subunit yields the protein MSGPQQDAATQAQRHEEGRFNLSAWALRHQPLVIFIITLITLFGVLSYSKLAQSEDPPFTFRVMVIKTLWPGATAQQVQEQVTDRIAKKLQEAPNTDFMRSYSRPGESLIFYTMKDSAPASTVAEQWYQVRKKVGDISATLPPGVQGPFFNDEFGDVYTNIYTLQGDGFSPAQLHDYADRLRTVLLRVPGVAKVDYFGDQPEHIYIEISNTQLTRLGVSPQQIAQAINSQNAVTGAGTLTTADDRIFVRPTGQYASSRALADTLIRINGKSIRLGDIATLRRGYQDPSIEQMRLGGSAVLGIGITMQPGRDVVHLGRALSAKFDELQAQLPAGLTLKEVSSMPRAVSHSVDDFLRSVAEAVAIVLAVSLVSLGFRTGMVVVISIPVVLAVTALFMDMFGIGLHKVSLGTLVLALGLLVDDAIIAVEMMAVKLEQGWSRARAAAFAYTSTAFPMLTGTLVTVAGFLPIALAKSSTGEYTRSIFQVSAIALITSWFAAVVLIPLLGYRMLPERKREAHLPDDHEHDIYNTRFYQRLRGWVGWCVDRRYLVLGATVLVFVVAMACFRFVPQQFFPSSDRSELLVDVRLQEGASFAATLRQVERLEKALEGRPEIDHSVSFVGTGAPRFYLPLDQQLATPNFAQLVITTHSVEDREKLAQWLQPVLREQFPAIRSRLSRLENGPPVGFQVQFRVSGDKIAEVRAVAEQVAAEVRADPRSTNVQFDWDEPSERSVRFEIDQQKARKLGISSSDISDFLAMTLSGYAVTQYRERDKLITVSLRAPQEERIDPARLATLAMPTPNGAVPLGSLGHVRYDLEYGVIWERDRQPTITVQADVAAGAQGIDVTRAIDAKLNALRAGLPVGYRIEVGGPVEESAKGQSSINAQMPLMAVAVLTLLMLQLQSFARVLMVVLTAPLGLIGVVAALLLFGKPFGFVAMLGVIAMFGIIMRNSVILVDQIEQDIGAGHKRVDAIVGATVRRFRPITLTAAAAVLALIPLLRSNFFGPMATALMGGITIATVLTLFFLPALYAAWFRVRHDERDEPEGVPPGANAGDTVERGA from the coding sequence ATGAGCGGCCCGCAGCAGGACGCCGCAACCCAGGCGCAGCGCCACGAGGAAGGCCGCTTCAACCTGTCGGCCTGGGCGCTGCGGCACCAGCCCCTGGTCATCTTCATCATCACGCTGATCACGCTGTTCGGCGTGCTGTCGTATTCGAAGCTGGCGCAATCGGAAGATCCGCCCTTCACCTTCCGCGTCATGGTCATCAAGACGCTGTGGCCCGGCGCCACCGCGCAACAGGTGCAGGAACAGGTCACCGACCGCATCGCCAAGAAGCTGCAGGAAGCCCCCAACACGGACTTCATGCGCAGCTATTCGCGGCCGGGCGAATCGCTGATCTTCTACACCATGAAGGACTCCGCGCCCGCCAGCACCGTGGCCGAGCAGTGGTACCAGGTGCGCAAGAAGGTCGGCGACATCTCGGCCACGCTGCCCCCGGGCGTGCAAGGCCCCTTCTTCAACGACGAGTTCGGCGACGTCTACACCAACATCTACACGCTGCAGGGCGACGGCTTTTCGCCCGCCCAGCTGCACGACTACGCCGACCGGCTGCGCACCGTGCTGCTGCGCGTGCCAGGCGTGGCCAAGGTGGACTACTTCGGCGACCAGCCCGAGCACATCTACATCGAAATCTCCAACACCCAGCTGACGCGGCTGGGCGTGTCGCCGCAGCAGATCGCCCAGGCCATCAACAGCCAGAACGCCGTGACCGGCGCAGGCACCTTGACCACCGCCGACGACCGCATCTTCGTGCGGCCCACCGGCCAATACGCCAGCAGCCGAGCCCTGGCCGACACGCTGATCCGGATCAACGGCAAATCGATCCGGCTGGGCGATATCGCCACCCTCCGCCGCGGCTACCAAGACCCGTCCATAGAGCAAATGCGGCTGGGCGGCAGCGCCGTGCTGGGCATAGGCATCACCATGCAGCCGGGGCGCGACGTGGTGCATCTGGGCCGCGCCTTGAGCGCCAAGTTCGACGAACTCCAGGCCCAACTGCCGGCCGGCCTGACGCTGAAGGAGGTCTCCAGCATGCCCCGCGCGGTATCGCATTCGGTCGATGACTTCCTGCGCTCCGTGGCGGAAGCGGTCGCCATCGTGCTGGCCGTGAGCCTGGTATCGCTGGGTTTTCGCACCGGCATGGTGGTGGTCATCTCGATCCCGGTGGTGCTGGCCGTCACGGCGTTGTTCATGGACATGTTCGGCATCGGCCTGCACAAGGTCTCGCTGGGCACGCTGGTGCTGGCGCTGGGGCTGCTGGTGGACGACGCCATCATCGCGGTCGAAATGATGGCCGTGAAGCTGGAGCAGGGCTGGAGCCGGGCGCGCGCAGCCGCATTCGCCTACACCAGCACCGCCTTTCCCATGCTGACCGGCACCCTGGTCACCGTGGCGGGCTTTCTGCCGATCGCGCTGGCCAAGTCCAGCACGGGCGAATACACGCGCTCCATCTTCCAGGTATCCGCCATCGCGCTGATCACCTCCTGGTTCGCCGCCGTGGTGCTGATTCCGCTGCTGGGCTACCGCATGCTGCCGGAACGCAAGCGCGAAGCCCATCTGCCCGACGACCACGAACACGACATCTACAACACCCGCTTCTACCAGCGCCTGCGCGGCTGGGTGGGCTGGTGCGTGGACCGCCGCTACCTGGTGCTGGGCGCGACCGTGCTGGTATTCGTGGTGGCCATGGCCTGCTTCCGCTTCGTGCCCCAGCAGTTCTTCCCCAGTTCCGACCGCAGCGAACTGCTGGTGGACGTACGCCTGCAGGAAGGCGCGTCGTTCGCGGCCACGCTGCGCCAGGTCGAGCGCCTGGAAAAGGCGCTGGAAGGCCGGCCCGAAATCGACCACTCGGTCAGCTTCGTCGGCACCGGCGCGCCGCGCTTCTACCTGCCGCTGGATCAGCAGCTTGCCACTCCGAACTTCGCGCAACTGGTCATCACCACGCATTCCGTCGAGGACCGCGAGAAGCTCGCCCAATGGCTGCAGCCGGTGCTGCGCGAACAGTTCCCTGCCATCCGCAGCCGCCTGTCGCGCCTGGAGAACGGCCCGCCCGTGGGCTTCCAGGTGCAGTTCCGCGTCAGCGGCGACAAGATCGCCGAGGTGCGCGCGGTGGCCGAGCAAGTGGCTGCCGAGGTCCGCGCCGACCCGCGCTCGACCAATGTGCAGTTCGACTGGGACGAGCCGTCCGAACGTTCGGTGCGCTTCGAGATCGACCAGCAGAAGGCGCGCAAGCTGGGCATCAGCTCCAGCGACATCTCGGACTTCCTGGCGATGACCCTGTCCGGCTACGCGGTCACGCAGTACCGCGAACGCGACAAGCTGATCACCGTAAGCCTGCGCGCCCCGCAAGAGGAACGGATCGATCCCGCGCGCCTGGCCACCCTGGCCATGCCCACGCCCAACGGCGCAGTACCGCTGGGCAGCCTGGGCCACGTGCGCTACGACCTGGAATACGGCGTGATCTGGGAGCGTGACCGCCAGCCCACCATCACGGTGCAGGCCGACGTCGCCGCCGGCGCGCAAGGCATAGACGTCACCCGCGCCATCGACGCCAAGCTCAACGCCCTGCGCGCCGGACTACCTGTCGGCTACCGCATCGAGGTGGGCGGCCCGGTGGAGGAAAGCGCCAAGGGACAGTCCTCGATCAACGCCCAGATGCCGCTGATGGCCGTGGCCGTGCTGACCCTGCTGATGCTGCAGCTGCAGAGCTTCGCCCGCGTGTTGATGGTGGTGCTGACCGCGCCGCTGGGACTGATAGGCGTGGTCGCAGCGCTGCTGCTGTTCGGCAAGCCCTTCGGCTTCGTCGCCATGCTGGGCGTGATCGCGATGTTCGGCATCATCATGCGCAACTCGGTCATCCTGGTGGACCAGATCGAGCAGGACATCGGCGCCGGCCACAAGCGCGTGGACGCTATCGTCGGCGCCACCGTGCGGCGCTTCCGGCCGATCACCCTGACGGCAGCGGCTGCGGTACTGGCCCTGATCCCGCTGTTGCGCAGCAACTTCTTCGGCCCCATGGCCACCGCCCTGATGGGCGGCATCACCATCGCCACCGTGCTGACGCTGTTCTTCCTGCCGGCCTTGTACGCCGCGTGGTTCCGCGTGCGCCACGACGAGCGCGACGAGCCCGAAGGCGTGCCGCCTGGCGCCAACGCCGGCGACACGGTGGAACGGGGAGCATGA